In Chryseobacterium camelliae, one DNA window encodes the following:
- a CDS encoding FKBP-type peptidyl-prolyl cis-trans isomerase: protein MKNIVFLSILLLAGCNRKAAETHPPVGGVLSRSDLDISRERMKNLNATERTQIQEWMATQPVKFYAMPLNYWVDVQDFSGRARREDNTLISYSYDLYDFDQTKIYDQPIERREAKFGHFDELKAVENALRYIHNGEEVTLLVPSALAYGTYGDEKKIDNDIPLIIKLKAL, encoded by the coding sequence ATGAAAAACATTGTTTTCTTATCCATTCTTCTACTGGCCGGATGCAACCGGAAAGCTGCCGAAACACATCCTCCCGTAGGAGGAGTCCTGAGCCGCAGCGACCTGGATATTTCCAGGGAAAGGATGAAAAACCTCAATGCCACAGAGAGGACGCAGATCCAGGAATGGATGGCTACTCAACCGGTGAAGTTTTATGCCATGCCGCTTAATTACTGGGTGGATGTACAGGATTTCAGCGGAAGAGCGAGAAGGGAAGACAATACGCTGATCTCTTACTCTTATGATCTCTATGATTTTGACCAGACCAAGATTTATGATCAGCCCATTGAGCGGAGAGAGGCAAAATTCGGACACTTTGATGAACTGAAAGCGGTAGAAAATGCTTTGCGGTATATCCATAATGGTGAGGAAGTTACCCTGTTGGTTCCGTCTGCTCTGGCCTACGGTACGTACGGAGATGAGAAGAAAATAGATAACGACATTCCCCTGATCATAAAATTAAAAGCATTATAA
- a CDS encoding peptidylprolyl isomerase produces the protein MNVDKETYESLNDGLYANLQTSKGNMIVKFEDKKAPVTVANFIGLAEGKIDNKAKAKGVPFYDGTIFHRVIKDFMIQGGDPQGTGMGDPGYKFEDEKNDLKHTGKGTLSMANSGPNTNGSQFFITEVATPWLDGRHTIFGKVVKGEDVIDAIANVEKGPQDKPKTDVVLEKVSVFSKGDEYKNYDPAKTFNEGKAKIAENNKAYIAKEEAEKKRKEEEFKANQLKMVEDLKAGMQKTESGLYYKITKTTSGKAPKAGDNVSVHYAGKLVDGTEFDSSFKRNEPIDIPIGMGRVIKGWDEGILLLKEGETATLLIPPAMGYGERGAGGVIPPNAWLVFDVELVKVH, from the coding sequence ATGAACGTAGACAAAGAAACTTACGAAAGTCTTAATGACGGACTCTATGCTAATCTGCAGACGTCCAAAGGAAACATGATTGTAAAGTTCGAGGATAAAAAAGCTCCGGTTACCGTGGCCAACTTCATCGGTCTTGCTGAGGGTAAAATTGATAATAAGGCAAAGGCGAAAGGTGTTCCTTTCTATGACGGAACCATCTTCCACAGGGTGATCAAGGATTTTATGATCCAGGGAGGAGACCCTCAGGGAACCGGGATGGGAGATCCGGGATACAAGTTCGAGGATGAAAAAAACGACCTGAAGCATACCGGAAAAGGAACGCTTTCCATGGCAAATTCAGGACCTAATACCAACGGGTCACAATTCTTCATTACAGAAGTAGCTACCCCTTGGCTGGACGGAAGACATACCATCTTCGGTAAAGTTGTAAAAGGAGAAGATGTGATCGACGCGATTGCCAATGTTGAAAAAGGACCTCAGGACAAGCCTAAAACCGATGTTGTTCTTGAAAAGGTATCCGTATTCAGCAAAGGGGACGAATACAAGAACTATGATCCTGCAAAGACTTTCAATGAAGGAAAAGCAAAAATAGCAGAAAACAATAAAGCATATATTGCCAAGGAAGAAGCTGAGAAAAAAAGAAAAGAGGAGGAGTTTAAAGCTAACCAGCTGAAAATGGTGGAAGACCTGAAGGCTGGAATGCAGAAAACAGAATCCGGACTGTATTATAAGATTACGAAGACCACTTCCGGAAAAGCTCCGAAAGCCGGAGATAATGTATCGGTACATTATGCAGGAAAACTGGTTGACGGAACGGAATTCGATTCTTCATTCAAAAGAAATGAGCCGATCGACATCCCGATCGGAATGGGAAGAGTGATCAAAGGCTGGGACGAAGGAATCCTTTTGCTGAAAGAAGGTGAAACAGCTACTTTATTGATCCCGCCTGCAATGGGCTACGGGGAAAGAGGTGCAGGAGGCGTAATTCCGCCGAATGCATGGCTGGTGTTTGATGTTGAGCTTGTAAAAGTACATTAA
- a CDS encoding M28 family peptidase, which produces MKNILCTAVLISSMMAYGQQNEDSLQFAKISTEILNNGKAYTELRDLTQNIGHRLSGSASYEKAVQWAAKELREAGADKVWLQEVMIPVWERGKESLQIRTRDGKWKPIKMLSLGNSEGTGGKDISGEVVMVHSLEEYEKLPADQVKGKVVFFNYPFSQSFVETFRGYSDAAKYRVNAASLTAKKGGKFAVIRSLSSAFDNVPHTGGMRYDEQYPKIPAVAIGTAAADELAELLKSQKITLKLNSHCGMKGEKLSHSVIGEITGHQDHEVIVAGGHLDSWDVGEGAHDDGAGIVQSIEILRTFKKLGINNRHTIRVVCFANEENGVKGGIAYGKAAKENNEKHLFAIESDAGGFAPRGISMEMDAQKINQIKSWANLFFPYGVYNFEGRFSGTDLYPLHDMGVPTAELVPDSQRYFDIHHTEEDTFDKVNRRELLLGAVTMTQLIYMIDKNW; this is translated from the coding sequence ATGAAGAATATACTATGCACTGCTGTGCTCATCAGCAGTATGATGGCTTACGGCCAGCAAAATGAAGATTCCCTGCAGTTTGCTAAAATTTCCACCGAAATCCTGAATAACGGAAAAGCCTATACCGAATTAAGGGATCTGACCCAAAATATAGGCCATCGCCTCAGCGGTTCAGCATCGTATGAAAAAGCAGTACAATGGGCAGCAAAAGAGCTCCGGGAAGCCGGTGCTGATAAAGTCTGGCTGCAGGAAGTCATGATCCCTGTATGGGAAAGGGGAAAGGAGTCTTTACAGATCCGAACCAGAGATGGCAAGTGGAAACCCATAAAAATGCTATCATTAGGGAATTCTGAAGGTACCGGAGGTAAAGATATTTCAGGAGAAGTAGTCATGGTGCATTCATTGGAAGAATATGAGAAACTTCCGGCAGATCAGGTAAAGGGTAAAGTTGTCTTCTTCAATTATCCGTTCAGTCAGTCTTTCGTGGAAACTTTCAGAGGCTATAGCGATGCGGCAAAGTACAGGGTCAATGCTGCTTCTCTTACCGCAAAGAAAGGCGGAAAATTTGCCGTGATCCGCTCTCTTTCCTCAGCTTTTGATAATGTACCGCATACAGGAGGCATGCGTTATGACGAACAGTATCCTAAAATTCCTGCCGTAGCAATTGGTACTGCAGCAGCAGATGAGCTTGCAGAGCTGCTGAAAAGCCAGAAAATAACCCTCAAACTGAACTCCCACTGCGGCATGAAAGGGGAAAAGCTTTCGCACTCCGTAATTGGTGAAATTACGGGCCATCAGGACCATGAAGTTATTGTAGCAGGAGGACATTTAGATTCATGGGATGTGGGTGAAGGCGCTCATGATGACGGTGCAGGAATCGTACAAAGCATAGAAATCCTCAGGACATTCAAAAAACTGGGCATCAACAACCGGCATACTATTCGGGTGGTATGTTTTGCTAACGAGGAAAATGGCGTAAAAGGCGGAATAGCATACGGTAAAGCAGCAAAAGAAAACAACGAAAAGCATCTTTTCGCTATAGAATCGGATGCAGGAGGATTTGCGCCGCGGGGAATTTCCATGGAAATGGACGCACAGAAGATCAATCAGATCAAAAGCTGGGCGAACCTTTTCTTCCCGTATGGAGTATATAATTTTGAGGGAAGGTTTTCGGGAACCGATCTTTATCCGCTTCACGATATGGGCGTCCCGACTGCCGAACTGGTTCCGGATTCCCAGCGTTATTTTGATATTCACCATACGGAAGAAGATACGTTTGATAAAGTTAACCGGAGAGAGCTTTTGCTTGGGGCAGTAACCATGACCCAGCTGATCTATATGATTGATAAGAATTGGTGA